A stretch of the Solanum dulcamara chromosome 6, daSolDulc1.2, whole genome shotgun sequence genome encodes the following:
- the LOC129893171 gene encoding uncharacterized protein LOC129893171: protein MDQTPTPSSTITADSSLSSQPHFPHLLSASPNNNYILEITLISAQDLSPVCKSLRTYALTWVNPNRKRTTRVDNQGHNNPNWNDKFSFRVDNEFLKSESSAVHVEIYTVSWFRDILVGTVKVILNNLINTFDNNTSNHNKKFVALQIRRPSGNPQGILNMGVALIDRSKRSMPLFNEITPLSLDHRDILDRKINDINAQDQMINNNDNNQNDEKLQINDKIQMWQSHSLGYSEVNNGEFPNQAGSIINGSELCSDIGPSASIVAAETSKKLHPMLPQQVPSNALNRENEDGESSILEELTAEEAYAKGLEEHEQRGRTRRNTDGGLYSCFGNAYCFEFTIVCGAGNNNQGNRRVNSSNSSTGKSRKNTNSA, encoded by the coding sequence ATGGACCAAACACCAACTCCTTCGTCCACGATAACGGCAGATTCCTCCTTATCATCTCAACCTCATTTCCCGCATCTCCTTTCTGCTTCCCCTAACAACAATTATATTCTCGAAATCACTCTCATTTCTGCCCAAGATCTATCTCCCGTATGCAAATCCCTTCGTACCTATGCCCTAACTTGGGTAAATCCCAATCGTAAACGCACCACCCGTGTTGACAATCAAGGCCACAACAATCCCAATTGGAATGATAAGTTCTCGTTTCGTGTAGACAATGAATTTCTTAAATCTGAATCCTCAGCTGTTCATGTTGAAATTTACACCGTTTCATGGTTTCGTGATATTCTTGTAGGAACTGTTAAAGTTATTCTCAATAATCTCATCAATACTTTTGATAACAACACCAGCAATCACAACAAAAAATTTGTAGCTCTTCAAATCCGTCGTCCTTCTGGTAATCCACAAGGAATACTCAATATGGGTGTAGCTCTTATTGACAGATCAAAACGGAGTATGCCTCTATTCAATGAAATTACGCCTTTATCATTGGATCATAGAGACATTTTAGACAGGAAGATCAATGATATTAATGCTCAAGATCAAATGatcaacaacaacgacaacaatcAAAATGATGAGAAATTGCAAATAAATGACAAAATTCAAATGTGGCAATCACATAGCCTAGGTTATTCAGAGGTTAACAACGGAGAATTTCCTAACCAAGCAGGCTCAATCATAAATGGATCAGAACTGTGCTCTGACATTGGTCCTTCAGCTTCCATTGTGGCAGCAGAGACATCAAAGAAATTGCATCCAATGTTGCCACAACAGGTTCCATCAAATGCATTGAATAGAGAAAATGAAGATGGGGAGAGCTCAATATTAGAGGAGCTGACAGCAGAGGAAGCGTATGCTAAAGGATTGGAGGAACATGAACAACGAGGAAGAACACGGAGGAACACAGACGGAGGATTGTATTCATGCTTTGGAAATGCATATTGTTTCGAATTCACAATTGTATGTGGAGCAGGTAACAACAATCAAGGGAATCGTAGAGTTAATAGCAGTAATAGTAGTACTGGCAAGAGCAGGAAGAACACAAATTCTGCTTAA